One Spea bombifrons isolate aSpeBom1 chromosome 1, aSpeBom1.2.pri, whole genome shotgun sequence DNA window includes the following coding sequences:
- the SNAP29 gene encoding synaptosomal-associated protein 29, whose protein sequence is MSKSYNPFDEDEDDDFKTVNWNNSGDPYEDPAQRRKREEADRQMSLQHEVMRRAQSTVDSSNRSLSLLYESEQVGVDTAQELIRQGEALKRTEKMVDKMEQDMKTSQRHINSIKSMFSGFTNYFRAKPVEVPVQNGAADYSASNKLQEAMTMSKEQEDKYQATHPNRLRREAAELGTNPSASSSGYQHKNQALKNYHQKIDNNLDDMSLGLGRLKNLALGLQTEIDEQDEVIGRLSGKVENLDLNIKTTDERIRKEL, encoded by the exons ATGTCCAAAAGCTACAACCCTTTTGATGAAGATGAGGACGATGACTTCAAGACCGTCAATTGGAACAATAGCGGAGACCCCTATGAAGACCCagcacagaggaggaagagagaggAGGCTGACAGACAGATGTCTTTGCAACATGAAGTCATGAGGAGGGCACAGTCAACAGTGGACAGCAGCAACAGGTCTTTATCCCTCCTCTATGAGTCCGAACAGGTTGGGGTGGATACCGCTCAG GAGCTGATTCGTCAGGGAGAAGCATTGAAACGCACAGAAAAGATGGTGGATAAGATGGAACAGGATATGAAGACCAGCCAGAGACACATTAATAGCATTAAGAGCATGTTCAGTGGCTTCACAAACTACTTCAGAGCTAAACCTGTAGAAGTCCCTGTGCAGAACGGAGCTGCTGATTACAGCGCTAGCAACAA GCTACAAGAGGCCATGACCATGAGCAAAGAACAGGAAGACAAATATCAAGCCACTCACCCCAACCGACTCAGGAGGGAAGCAGCAG AGCTCGGTACTAATCCGAGTGCATCCAGCTCTGGATACCAACACAAGAACCAGGCTCTCAAAAATTACCATCaaaaaatcgataataatttaG ATGATATGTCGCTAGGTTTAGGTCGCCTTAAGAACCTTGCCCTTGGGCTTCAGACTGAGATTGATGAGCAGGATGAGGTGATTGGACGGCTTTCTGGAAAGGTGGAAAATCTAGACTTGAACATCAAGACCACAGACGAGCGGATAAGGAAAGAACTGTGA